The Desulfovibrio fairfieldensis sequence GATGCCCCAGGCAGACCGGACCGGCCTGCCAGAGGCCTTCGCCGTCCGGCCCCCTGTGGGTCAGGCAGTCGGTCATGGCCTTGACCCGGATTCCGGCTTCCGGGGAGAGCGTTTCCCCGTCCAGACGACAGATGCCAGCTATGCCGCACATGTTTTTTTCCAGTGGGCGTACCAGCTGATGAACAGCTCGGCCAGCCGCAGGTTGTTGGTATGGGGATCGAACATGTCCCGGGCCAGCAGCGCGCCGTTGCGCCCCATGCGCCGGGCTTCCTCCGGATGCCCGACCAGCCGGAGCACGGCTTCGGCCAGGGCCTGCGGGTCGCCGGGCGGTATGGCCAGGCCGGTCTCGTGGTCGCGCACCACCTCCGGCAGCGCGTTGACCGTGGTGCTGATTACCGGCAGAGCGTAGGCCAGTGCTTCAATAACCGTATTGGGAATGCCGTCGCGTCGGCCCGAGGCATGCACCACGCAGGGGGCCACGAAAATGTCATGCTCGTCCAGAATGCGCGGCAGTTCGTTGTGGGAAATCAGGCCCGGCATGTCGACCTGTTTTTCCAGGCCCAGATCCTTGCGCATTTTGACCAGCTGCGCGCCCAAATGCCCGAGCCCCATGACTTTGCCGCCGCCTCCGGCCAGGGTCAGGCTGAAATTCAGGCCGCGTTCCCGGAGGATGCCGCAGGCAGTCAGCAGCACGTCAAAGCCCTTGGTCACGTCGAAACGACCCAAAGCAAGCAGGCGCACGGGGCCCTGTTCCAGGCGCGGCGTTTTCCGCGTGCAGTCCCCGGAACGGGAGGCCGTGGAATCCACGGCGGGCGGCGGCAGAGTCAGGCTGTTGTAGACCAGGGCTACCTTGCCTCTGGCCTGGCTGCGGTCAAAGGCTTCGATGCGGGCTTGGTCCGCCGCGTTGTTGGCGCGCACAAAAAGGGCCGCGCTCAACTTGTCCGCCAGGTCCGGGTCCGCTGGTTCCAGATTGTCGCCGCGCGCTGACGTGGAAAAGGGCACGCCCGCGATGTCGGCGGCCACCCAAGCCGCCGTGGCCGCGCCGCGCGGCCACGGCGCATGGATCATGTCAATGCCGTCCTCACGGAACCGACGGCCCAGATACAGGCCCGCGCCGAAAGCCCAGAGATTTTCGCCAAAAGTTTCAAGGCTGCGCCAACGCCGGAACATGCTGCGACGGAAGAGGCGGCACAGGCGCAGGGGATGGGTCAGCAACTGACGCAGCAGTTCCAGGGCGAAAAGAGGCGCGGCTTTGATCCCGAAGGTGCGCACACTGTCCGCCGCCGCCCGCATTTCCGTGGAGCAGTGGCGCAGATTGCGCGCATACAGGCTGTAGACGGTCAGAGGCAGATGTTCCTTGAGTCCTTCCACTTCGCGGAAAATGAAGGGCTGGGTAAAAAGCGGATACCACAAGAGCACATAAGCCACATGGGGCAGGCCGGCGGGTAGGGGTTTTCCTTCCCCGGGAGGGGATGGATTGATCTGTTCTGTCGTCATGCGGGTTCTCCTCGGTCGCTTCCCCAAGTTGTTCCCCCTTGTCCGGATTCTTTCTCCTGTTCCGCCCCTGTCGTCCAGTCGCACGCGACGTCCGAACGCGGGCAGGCCGCCGAGCTCCCCAGCTCCCGGCGCAGGCCGTCCATGGTCAGGCAGCGCACCTCCCAATGCGCGTGCAGCCAGTCCAGGTAGATTTCGATTTTGGTCATCAGCCGTTCCACCGAGGCTGCGTCGGGCAGATGCGGCGCGCCGCCGGGCAGCATTTCCGAGGAATGCCAGGTCAGCGACAGCACGCGTCCCCCCCGGGCTGCGAACAGACCGGTCACGGCCCGCATGGCCCAGAGCGGGTGCTCAACGGGCAGCAGGGCCAGAGCCCCCCAGTGCCGCAGGCTTGCCCGCACGGCCCGTCCCCATGAATCCGGCCCGTCAGGGAGGGCTCTCAGCATTTTGGGCAGGGGGCGAAGCAGCGGCGTGACCGTCAGGGGCACTTCAAAAATATGTTTGCCCTCCACCGGCACCCAGTAGGGATCGCTGGGGGCATTGAAGTGGTCAGGCCCGGCCGCGACGCCATCCGCGCCTGTTTTGGCGCAGTGCAGAGGGCGCACCGAAGCGTCGCACAAAACGCCCGCCCGCGCCAGCAAAGGCCAATGCGCGCGGTGCAGATCCCAGCGCCCCATGCGGAAAGAGGTCAGGGGCGCGCCCTGAAAATCCTCGCCCACCCGGAACAGAGTGCCCAGCTTGGCCGCCATCAGGGCAGCGGGCACCGATGCCGCAGGCACGCTGTTTGTCACGTCCGCCGCGTCCGCCATATCCGACTGCCCGCTCGCATGGCTGTCCAGGCCCAGAGGCGGCGTGTTCCAGTGGTGCAGATGCGCTCCGATTTCCGCGCCGGACATGTCCCGCAGCCGGGCCAGGATCGCGCGTGAGGCCGGGTCGGTCAGCACGCTGTGCGCGCAGAAAAGCGTGGGCCGCACGCCCCGTTCCAGCAGGGGCGCCAGGCGGGAAAGCTGCGCGGTATTGGTCACGCGCGGCGCGCGGCGGGCGTAGCGGCCGCCGAACAATCCTTCCTCTTCCACATCCAGGCTGACCACCAGGTACAACGTCTCGCGTCGGCGCATGGCTCAGCCCTGTTCCGTCCGCCGGGAGCGATCGGCCGAAAGATAAAGGTCGCGCAGGGCCGTGATGTTCGTATCCCTGTCGAACATCTGTTCCACCAGCGCGCGGCCCGCTTCAGCCATGCCCAGGGCCCGCTCCCGGTCTTCCAGCATGCGCCGCACGGCCAGGGCCAGGGCGCGCGGGTCGCGCTGGGGCACCAGCAGGCCGGTTTCCCCGTCGCGGATCACTTCGGAGATGCCGCAGACGTCCGTGGCCACCACGGGCATGCGGTGGGAAAGAGCTTCCATGATCACGTTGGGAATGCCGTCGCGGTCGCCGTTGCTGTACACCACGCTGGGCACCACCAGCATGTCGTGGTTTTGCATGGATTCGCGCAGCCGGTCATGGGGCAGGAAACCCGGCATGTCCACGCAGTCGGTCAGGCGCAGCCGCCGCCGCAGGGCCGTGAGCTTACGGTGCCAGCCGCCGTCGCCCACCAGGGTGAGCCGCACGGGCACCTGTTCGCGCCGCAGCCTGGCCATGGCTGTCAACAATTCGGGAAAACCCTTGGTGCGCGCGAAGCGGCCCACGGCCAGCAGGCGGTAGGGCGGCCGCATGGGCAGGGCGCATTCCGTCCGCTCGGTAAAGGTCAGGCTGTTGTAGACCAGGCGCACCTTGTCCTGCTGCCGCGGCGGGCAGAAACTTTGCAGCCAGCCTACATTGGCCTGATTGTTGGTACGGATGAACAATGCGTCGCGCGCTTTCTCACGCAACAGGCCGTCCTGGGGATAGATGTCTCCGGCTCTGCCGGTGAAGGCAAAAGGAATGCCCGTCAGGCGCGAGGCCACCCAGGCCGCGGTGGCCGGGCCGTTGGCCCAGGAGGAGTGGATCAGGCTGATGCCGTCGGCCCGGCACTGTTCGGCCAGCAGAAAACCGGCCATAAAGCACCAGAGATTTTCGCCCAGGGACTCCAGATTGCGCATGCGGCGGAAGCAGCCTTCGCGCAGCAGTCGCCAGACCTTGCCCGGTTCCCGCCGCAGGGCGCGGAAAAACGCCGCCCAGATCCGGAAAAAGGCCGTCGCCCCCATGCGGCGCACCGGACCTGGGAAGTCCCGCATTTCCTGGGAGCAGCCTTTCAGGGCCTTGCCGTACATGGTGTAGACGTGGATGGGCAGGCCCAGAGCCATGAGCTGGACGATTTCCCTGAAAATAAAGGTTTCCGAGGACAGAGGAAACCAGAGCAGCACATAGGCCAGAGAGAAGGGCGTGGCGGCGTCGCCTCGCCGGGCCGAAGTTGCGGCGTCTGAAGAAGATGGGTCTGGGGACGCGGCTGTGGGGGCCGCCTCGGAGCGGGACATGGCTTTCTCCGCAAGAAGTGCAAAAAAGGCCGGACCGGTTTTGCGCCGGTCCGGCCGAGGCTGCTGTCAACGCCGAATCGGACGGCACGGACGGGGCAAGAATGCTAATCGTCCTGTGCTTCGTCCTGATGCTCACGCCGGTATTTTTCCACAATGGCCTGGGCGTTGGGCAGTTCTTCCACCACGGCGTCCAGGGTTTTGCGGACATGTTCCTCGGTGTGGGCCGCGGAAATAAAGAAGCGCAACCGGGCCGTGCCTTCCTTGACCGCCGGGAAGGAGACGGGCATGACGTAGATGCCCCGCTTGAAGAGCTGCTGGGACAGGAAGCCGGAAACCATGGAGTCCCCGACAATGACGGGCACGACGGCATAGCCCTGAGCCGCGCCGGTATCCAGGTCCTTGCTCTGGGCGTATTCGAGAAAATATCGGCTGATGTGCTGGAGCTTATGCACCCGCTCGGGCTCGCGCAGCATGATTTCCAGCGCCTTGCGGCAGGCCGCGGCAATGACCGGGGGCATGCCCACGCTGAATACGAAACCCGGCGAACCGTATTTGAGAAATTTTATCAGGTCGCTGCGGCCCGCGATGAAACCGCCGCACCCGCACATGGCCTTGGACAAGGTGCTCATCCACATGTCCACGTCCGTGGGGTCTATGCCGTAATATTCGCGCGCGCCGCGCCCGGTCTTGCCCAGCACGCCCAAAGAGTGGGCTTCGTCCACCAGGAGCATGCAGTCGTATTTCTTTTTGAGCTCAATGATCCGGGGCAGGTCCGGGATGTTGCCGTCCATGCTGAACAGCCCCTCGGTAACGATGACCGCGTATTTGTGCTCGCCGCGGTGGGCTTTAAGCATCTCCTCCAGCGCGTCGCAGTCGTTGTGGGCGTATGAGTAGCGCGTGGCGCCGGAAAGGCGCGCGCCCTGAACCAGGGAATTGTGGGCCAGGCCGTCGTGAAAAATGGCGTCGCGCGGACCGAACATGAAGCCCAGGGTGGAGACGTTGGCCGCGTGCCCGCTGACGTAGACGATGCAGTCCTCCACCTCGTACAGATCGGCCAGGGCGCGCTCCAGATCATGGTGGGGCGGGCGCTCGCCGCCCACCAGGCGGCTGGCTCCGGCCGAGGTGCCGAAAATGCCGGCCGTTTTGGTCACGGCCTCGGTGATTTCGGGATGGGCGTTGATGTCCAGATAATCATAGGTGGAAAAATTGATGAATTCCTTGCCGTTGATCAGCGTGGTGGCCTTGGCCGCCCGATCGTGGCAAACAAAGAGAGGATTATCCATCCCCATTTGGCTGGCCATTTCCACAAGCCGCTCGAAAGAGAGTTTGGAACGCATGCGGTTGAAGCCGGAAGCGCAGCTCTTTGGCGCAACGGCGCGCTGTTCCGCCGTTGTGGAGCCTGCCTGACAGGAATGGTTGTTCTTCATGCCTTATCCTCGCGAATTGTCCGGAATTTGCCGGATATGGGACCGGCGTGATGGAGTGCCGCTGATTCGGCACATCTTTGTAACGATTCAGTATAGCTGAAGCCGAAACGCAAGGCAAGCCCGTAATGCGCTGAAAGCGGCAGTAAATATCGGCCCGCCCGGCGGGTTTCGGAGAGGGCCGGCGTTCATGACGCGGGCGGACCGGGGCACCCGGCCGTGTCGGAATGCGGCACGGGCTGGACAACAGCCTGGATATGCCCTAGCATTTTTCGCCCGCTCCGCAAGACCACGCCGGATGTTCCGCGCGCTTTTGCGGCGGCGCTTCAAAGGCCGCCATGCACAACGACGATGCCATAATCGCCTCCCTTGCCGCGCCTTCCGCGTCGCTCGCGCTGGAAACCTTCCGGCGCGTCCTTCTGCCTGTCGGCGGTCCGGAGACGGATGCCGCGCTTGTCCTGGCCGCGCCTTGCCTGAGCCTGCTGCGCCTGGGCGCGGCGCGCGGCGCGCCCACCGCCCTCTGGGTCGGCATTGCTCCTTCCCGGTCTTTTTTCACGGACGCTGTTGTTTTTTCCCGCGCCCTGCAAGAGGCTCTCGCCGGGGATGCGGCGGGTTCGGCCCTTATCGGCGCGCCGCGCCTGCTGACAACGGATTTCAGCCCGGAACTGCTGGAAGAGGCGGACCGTTTTCTGGCGGAAAACACGCATGCCCAGCTGGCTCTTGTGTTCTGCCGCCCGCAAGGGAACGAAGCGGGTGTCGGCGGCGGCTGGATCTGTGAGCCGTTGCTCCTGCGCCGGTTGCCGCCCGAGGAGGAGGCGTCAGCCTCGGCATCCGGACCGTCCGTGAGCTCCCCGGACCGCGCCCCGGCCCTGGCCGGAGTCGTCGGCGCATTCGACGGCAATGCCGCGCGGGAGATCAGGGAGCCGGATGAACTGGTGTTGGACGGCGTGCGCTATGTGGATCTGCGCCAGAACGGTCTGGACTGGCGGCTGGCCGGAATCAATCCGCTCTGGCGGCAGGAGCTTCTGAGCCTGGGCGCAAGCCCGGACGCCGGGGCCGTCAGCGCCCTGGAGGCGCGCGGCCTGTGGCTCGCCCCGGCCATGCCGGCGCCGCCGCTGGCGGTCATGTGCTGCGGCCTGGGCGCGGTCTGGCCGGGCATGGGGCGCGAACTGTACGACAATTTTCCGGCGGCCAGGGCGGCCATGGAGCGCATCGCGACGGTGGCCGACTGGGATGTGCTCGGGCTCATGGACGAGACGGATGTGGAAAAGATCAGCCTTACCCGCTGGCAGATCCCTTACCTTTTTCTGCTGGAATACGCCCAGTGGAGCCAGTTCGTCTCGCTGGGGCTCGCTCCGGCCCTGATGTGCGGCCACAGCCTGGGCGAACTTATCGCGCTCTGCTTCGCGGGCATTTATGAGCCGGAGGTTGCCTGGTACATCCTGGACACCCGCGCCGTGCACATGGCCGAGCTGGAGGCCAAGGCCACGCGCGAAACCGGCATGATGGCCGTGCACGCCGACGCTGGAGTCATTGAGGAAGCACGCAAAACCTGGCCCGCGCTCTATGTTTCCAACTACAATACCCCCCGGCAGTTCATTCTGAGCGGGCCGCGCGAGGTCCTGCTGGAAGCCCGCAAGCATATGCGCAAGCGGCGCATCCCGGCCATCATGCTCAATGTCAGCCTGGCGTTTCATCATCCGAGCATGCGCGTGCTGCGCGATCTTTCCCAGCGGCGGCTGAACGCTCTTGAAATGCACGCGCCGCGCCTGCCTATGCTCAGCGACATCACCACCGGCTTTTATCCCCGGGAGCAGCCGGACATCTGCCGCTACATCACGGACTTGGACGAAAATTCCGTGCGCTGGGTGGAAGGCGTGCGCGCCATGTGGGAGCGGGACGGCATCCGCCATTTTCTGGAACTGGGGCCGCAGGATACGCTCTGCGGTCTGGTGGGGGATATCGAGCCGCGCGCCCTGTGTTTTTCCGCCGGGCGAAAGGGCAGGGAAACCGAGGGCCTGCGACAGGCCTGCGCCCGGTTGTATGCTCTGGGCCATCTGCCGCGCGCGGCCATCCGCGCCAGGGCCGCGGCCTTGGTCGGGCGAAGCGTAGCGGCGCGGGAGAGCACCGCGCCGGGCAAAGTTCCGGCGGCTTCGGGCACGGCCGCCCCGGCGCGCGCCGCGTCCGGCGTCACTTCCGGCCAGATGGACATTGTGCTCGAAGTGCTGGCGAAGGCCAGCGGCAGGCCTGTGGAGGAACTGCGGCCCGAGATGGACCTGCGCTACGATCTGGCCCTGCGTTCGAGCCGTTTTCCCCTGATCCTCCAGGAGGCCGAACAGCGCCTGGGCCTGAGCGTCAATTTTGAGGACCTCTTGCAGGTGGCGACCATTGGGGATCTGGCCCGCGCCCTGACTGGCGCAAAGACCGGCGCAAAGGCCGACGCGGAACGGAAGAGCGGGGAGTCCTCGCCCGGTCCGGAACATAAGCCCGCGCCTGAATATGCCCGGAACCGCGCTCTTGCGCCCCTCTGCCGCTTTGCGCCCCGCCCGCCGTACGCGGACGGCGGTAATGCCTCATCGCCCGTAAAGCCGTGTCCTTCCCCTCTGCCCCTGGACCCCTGCGGCCAGGGACTGCCGTTGCGGCGCGGCGATGTGGTGGCGCTTTGTGTTTTTGACCGGGACCTGCTGCCGCAGTTGTTGAGCGGCCTTGCGCCGCTGGGCTGCACGCTGGCGCCGCCCCTGGACCTGCTGGACGTCTGCGCGCCCCTGGCCAAGGCGGGCGCGCGTCTGACGCCGCTGGACGTTACCTGTGCCGCAAGGCCGGACGCCGAAAGCCTGCGCGCGGCCTTCCGCCGACTTGCCGCCGAGGAAGGACGGGTGGACGGCGTATTTTTCGTGCCCGCGTCCGAGGCCAACGCCGCCGCTCCGGCCCTGCTGGAGGATTGCCTGCGCCCGGCGCTGGCGCACGGGCTGCGCTACGCCTGCTGTTTCAATCGCGTGCCCCTGACGCCCGCCGCCGTGGAGCGGGCCTTTGCCGCCGGGCCCTCGTCCGCGCGCCTGTCCGGCCGCCTGAGCGCTTTGGCCCGCGAGGGGGGCTTTGCCTGCCGCGCCGTTGAGCTGCTGGATGACGGTCGGCGGGCCGGGCTCAATGAATTGGGCGACATGCTGGCCCGCGAGCTGTTGCGCGGGGGCTGCGAAAGAGTGATCTGGGGCCGGGAAAATGCCCTGCGCCCGGATTGCGCGCCGCGCGCCCTGCCCCTGCTGGAAAGGCCGGAGTTTTTCCCGCTGGTTTTTCCCGATCCGCGGCCGCCGCTCCGGCCCACGTCCACCCTGTTCCAGGGGGCCTGCCAGTTTTCCCGTTTCGCGGATCCGGCGCTTTCCGCCCACGGCGGGCGGGGCTCCAATGCCGTACAGGCGTCCGCGCCCTGGCTGCCGGCCAGCCGCGCCCTTCAGGCCCTGCTGGAAGGTTCCCGCCTGTTCCTGCCCTGGTTGGCGGTCACCGGCCTGTCCGACGTGCGCTTTCATGAGCCGCCCCCGCTGCCGACCGGCATTACCCGCGAATGCCGTCTCACTGTGGAAGCCCGGCCCTGGTTGATGCATGACCGGGTCATGACCCGTATGTGCCGCGCGGACCTCGTTGTCCGCCAACTGACGGACAACGGCCGCCATACGGAGCAGTACGCGCCGGTGGCTGAAGGCATGGTGCTGCTGGCCGCCGCCCCCGCCGAAGTACCCCCGCTCTGGCCCGCCGCCGGTGCTGACGGCGTCGATGGAAAGCCGGTGGACGGCGAGGGGCGGGAGGAATTGGCCGTATTTTACGATGCGCTGGGGCTGGACGCTCCCTGGCGTTTGCTGTCCGGCTTTGCGGTTCTGCCCGAAAATATGTACCGGGCCGCTTTGCCCACACCGGAAGAGCCCATTGCTCCCGAAGGGAATTGGGGCTATACTGATTGCCTGTATATGGTGGAGGGGATCGTGCAGGCCGCGTCGCTGGCCTTGGCCCTGGCCCGGCAAGGGGACGGCCCGGTGCGCGCGGATGGTGTCGGCATGGCCGCCGAATTGTGCCGCTGGCGGCTCAATGCGGCTGGTTTCATCCGTTTCGGCGGCGAGCGCGGGGCAAAGGGGCCCTGGCGTCTGCAATTGCGGCGTTCCTGGGCCGACGGCAGATTGCAGCGCTTTGACGCTCAGATTTCCGATGCGCGGGAGCGCGTATTGCTGACCCTCCATCACCTGGAATTTGACCGGCTGGAAACGGCGTCTCTTGAACAGGAGCCGCCGTCCGCCGTCGTTGCGCAACCTTGACATGGCGCGGCGCCGTTTTCCGGCGCAAGCCCGCAAAGGGTCAATCACCGATGCCGCATTTCGCATTACTCACGCCGTCAGCGCGCGTTTTCCTGCCGCTGCTCATGGCCCTGACCCTGTTTTTCCCGGCCTGCGCTTCCAACAAGGCCGGACTCAAGTCGCCGGAACTGCCGGCCAGGCACTGGCTGGAGGAAGCGCCGGGCGTACCCGTGGAAAACAAGACCAAGCTGGAAGCCGCCGTGCCCAACCTGTACGACGCGGGCAAAACTTTCGGCTTTGAGGACTGCGTCTTCCTGACCATCCAGCAGTCTCCCCTGCTGGTCAACAGCGCCGTGAACCTGGAAATCAAACGCGTGGCCCTCACCGACGCGGTCTGGAAGTATCTGCCCGAGCCGCGCATGACGCTGCAGGTTTCCAACAACCTGACCCGGCTGAACATGGACAGCAAGGATACGCCCGGCGATTACGGGCGGACCAAGTTGCGGGTGGGCTTTTACGCCGCGTTTCCCAATCCCGTGGCCACCTATTTCGAGCATCAGGTGCAGAAGATCATGGTCAATCTGGCCATTTCCACGCACCGCAAGGCCATCGGCGAAGCCATTTACAAAATCGCCCAGGCTTATCTGAAGCTTCAGGCCCAGCGCAACATCGTGGCCGCCCAGAAGGAACTCCTGCCTGTGGGCAAGGAGCTGATCTCCTACTGGCAGCAGGTGGAGTCCGTGGAAGGACGCCAGGGCGTGTCGCTCAACCTGGCGACCCAGCACCAGCGCGAACTGGAGCTGACCGTCGAAAAGACCACGATGGAAGAGATCATGCAGCGCACCCAGCTCAAGATCCTGGCCGGGGTGGAACCGCAGCAGCGCCTGAATGTGGATACCGGAAGCGCCGACGGGATTCTGGCCGGTTTTGACGGACACGGGCTGAAGTGGGAAGAGCGCTGGCCCGCCACCGAGGACGATCTGCTGCTGCGCGCCCAGGTCAAGCTGGGCGACTACAATATCATGGTGGCCTGGGCCCAGTATATCCCGGACATGTCCATTCAGATCAACAACAGTCCCCCGGCCGGACAGTACCAGCCGGTCAGCGGCCAGGAAGACACCTTCCTGCACCTGACTTTTGACTTCCCCCTGCTGGACTGGGGCCGCCGCTATCGCGGCGTGCAGACCGCCCGCATGCAGAAGGCCCAGGCCTTCCACGAAATGGCCCGCAAACGCACGGATTATTCCAATACCTGGCTGCAGGCCGAGCAGCGCGTGGCCCTGGCTGAAACTCAGCTCAAGCTGGCCAAGACCCGCTTCGGCACGGCCGAACTGCAGTACAAGGAAGCCCGTATTTCCTTCAACGAAGGCACGGAACAGCTGCCCGTGGTGGCCGAGCGCCAGGAGGCCATGACCAACGCCCGTATCGCTTATATCGAGGCGGAGCTGGAATATAAGCTGGCCAATCTGGAATGGATGTACGTCGCCAATCTGCTGCAAGAGCGTTTCCTGGGCCTGCCCGCCAAGGAGTTCATGTGATGCCGTCCCTTATTTCCCCTTCGCGTTTTCTTCAGCGCGCGCATTGCCCGGGCCGCCCAACCCGTGTGTCCCGGGTCTTCCGTGCCGCACTGGTCGCGTTGGCCGCGCTGCTCTGGGCCGCCCTCTGGCCGGTCGCCTCCGGCCCGGCTCTGGCCGCCGAATCCGCTGCGTCCACTACCATCCTGACCGGCAAGGTGGTCACCACCGTAACCCGCGCCGTGCCCATCCCCTTTAACGCGGTAGTGGACGAAGTGCTGGTCAAGTCCGGCGACGCCGTGGAAAAAGGCTCGCCGCTCCTGCGCTACCATCTGCAGGAAGAAGCTGAACGGATTTTGCAGCGCGAAGTGACCATCGGCGCGGCTACCGAGAGTCTCAAGGGCCAGGTGCTGGACTTTGAGCGGCAGCTGGCCGAGACCACGGCCCAGCGCAACAAGGCCCGCCAACTGGTAGCCTCCGGCCTGGGTTCCCGTCAGGCTCTGACCCGGCTGGAGGACGATGTGGACTCCCTCAAGCGCCGCATCGAGCTGTTGCGCACCACCATCCAGAAGACCGAAAGCAACTTCGCCTCCCGCCTCAGGGAGCTGGAAGGTTATTACGGCGTGCCCATCAAGGAGGGCGAACAACTGCCCGTCACCCTGGTGCTAACCTCGCCCATCAAGGGCTATGTGCTTTCCCTGGACTCCACGCTCAATCCCGGCACGGTGCTGGCCGCCGGCACCATGCCCATTCGCGTGGGGCAGCTCAATCCCGTGCTGATCCAGGTGCCGGTCTATGAGGCCGAAGTGAGCGGCATCAAGGAAGGCGACACCGCCGAAGTGGAAATCCCGTCCCTGGGCAACCGGAAATTCACGGGCACGGTCAATGAGATTTCCTGGGTCTCCAACGACATGAGCGTGGGCAATCCTTCCTATTACACGGTGGAGCTGACCGTGCCCAATCCCGACCTTGAATTGAAGCCCGGTTTCAAGGCCGTGGTGCGCTTCAGCGGCGGCAGGTAAGCCGCCTCCATGAAGCTGAAAAGCATTCCCCGGCGGCTCGGCTATATTCTGGGCGCGCAATGGACGCGCGATCTTTCCTGGACCATATTCACCATTCTGCTGGCGCGCCGCAGTCCGGACATCATGGGCCAGATCATTCTGGCCCTGACCTACGGCTATCTGGTCAAAACCGTGGCCGACGTAGGGCTCAACGATTTTCTGCTTTCCACGTTCGCCCGGCGCGAAGGGCGGCCCCGGGCCTTGCTGGGCGAGGTGAGCTGGCTCAAAATGGTCGTGCTGCTGGCCGCTTTGGGCGTCACCTGGCTGATCACCGGCTGGCAGCACTACACGCCGGAATTGCGTCTGATCGTGTTCTGCATTGCCGCCGGACTGGGGCTGGACGCGCTCAGCGATTCCTTTTTCGCGCTCTGCCAGGCCCGTGGAAGGCAGGATGTGGAAATGCGCATCCGCGTGCCGTCGGCCCTCATCGGCATCGGCTACGGCATTGCCTGCGTGTTGCTGCACGCGCCGCCCATCCTCATAGCTCTTTACAAGCCCCTGGAATCCCTGCTTTGCATCGCTCTGGCCCTGAGCGCCCTTGGCCGCAATCCCTTGGCCGGGGTGGGCACGAGCGGCATGCTGGATCTGGCCCGGCAAATGAAGAGCGGGCTGATCTTTACCTGCATGGCGGCCTGCGCCATGTTTTACAACAAGATCAACGTGATCTTCCTCAAACAATACGGCGGCGACGCGGACGTGGGCGGCTACGGCGTGGCCTGGGAAACCGTGGAAGGCCTTTCCGTGCTGGTTTCCAGCGCGCTGCTGGGCAAAGTGATCTTTCCGCTGCTGGCCAAGTCCTGGCAGCAGGATCGCGAGGCGTTCCGGCGTCTGGCCGGGCAGACCGCGCGCACGCTCTGGGCGGCTTCGTTGCCGGTGATTTTTCTGATCTGCGTGGAGAGCGACCGCTTCCTGCCCCTGATTTACGGTCCGAACTACGCCAGCGCGGTGACGGCCCAGCGCCTGCTCACGCCGTGCCTGGCAACGGCTTTCCTG is a genomic window containing:
- a CDS encoding TolC family protein; amino-acid sequence: MPHFALLTPSARVFLPLLMALTLFFPACASNKAGLKSPELPARHWLEEAPGVPVENKTKLEAAVPNLYDAGKTFGFEDCVFLTIQQSPLLVNSAVNLEIKRVALTDAVWKYLPEPRMTLQVSNNLTRLNMDSKDTPGDYGRTKLRVGFYAAFPNPVATYFEHQVQKIMVNLAISTHRKAIGEAIYKIAQAYLKLQAQRNIVAAQKELLPVGKELISYWQQVESVEGRQGVSLNLATQHQRELELTVEKTTMEEIMQRTQLKILAGVEPQQRLNVDTGSADGILAGFDGHGLKWEERWPATEDDLLLRAQVKLGDYNIMVAWAQYIPDMSIQINNSPPAGQYQPVSGQEDTFLHLTFDFPLLDWGRRYRGVQTARMQKAQAFHEMARKRTDYSNTWLQAEQRVALAETQLKLAKTRFGTAELQYKEARISFNEGTEQLPVVAERQEAMTNARIAYIEAELEYKLANLEWMYVANLLQERFLGLPAKEFM
- a CDS encoding HlyD family secretion protein, with product MPSLISPSRFLQRAHCPGRPTRVSRVFRAALVALAALLWAALWPVASGPALAAESAASTTILTGKVVTTVTRAVPIPFNAVVDEVLVKSGDAVEKGSPLLRYHLQEEAERILQREVTIGAATESLKGQVLDFERQLAETTAQRNKARQLVASGLGSRQALTRLEDDVDSLKRRIELLRTTIQKTESNFASRLRELEGYYGVPIKEGEQLPVTLVLTSPIKGYVLSLDSTLNPGTVLAAGTMPIRVGQLNPVLIQVPVYEAEVSGIKEGDTAEVEIPSLGNRKFTGTVNEISWVSNDMSVGNPSYYTVELTVPNPDLELKPGFKAVVRFSGGR
- a CDS encoding oligosaccharide flippase family protein, whose protein sequence is MKLKSIPRRLGYILGAQWTRDLSWTIFTILLARRSPDIMGQIILALTYGYLVKTVADVGLNDFLLSTFARREGRPRALLGEVSWLKMVVLLAALGVTWLITGWQHYTPELRLIVFCIAAGLGLDALSDSFFALCQARGRQDVEMRIRVPSALIGIGYGIACVLLHAPPILIALYKPLESLLCIALALSALGRNPLAGVGTSGMLDLARQMKSGLIFTCMAACAMFYNKINVIFLKQYGGDADVGGYGVAWETVEGLSVLVSSALLGKVIFPLLAKSWQQDREAFRRLAGQTARTLWAASLPVIFLICVESDRFLPLIYGPNYASAVTAQRLLTPCLATAFLHNLAAYAMIGMRRHKLLLGFYLSGLVLNIVCCFTMIPAMPLEGAALSLTITKVWVAILTVSFFQWAAKPMTLGQWALMLGAAAASVALWWSVGLALPRELAELAGLVPLLALFWFWRPPPPFEKDEAAPLTVA